A single region of the Vicia villosa cultivar HV-30 ecotype Madison, WI linkage group LG4, Vvil1.0, whole genome shotgun sequence genome encodes:
- the LOC131598306 gene encoding uncharacterized protein LOC131598306, which yields MVHPDNIVTDELVVTEEVNVDAKPKESVNDVKTKTVAVDVRPQFTNDMTFACREHVLDWVRNEASKLGFDIVILRSYNGTSRRKAFVVLNCDRGGKIDDLWRFSVVCELHNHTLDTKLHEHPIACRLSCEKKDAISELSIIKVSLRNILSDLKRKKPDSVSNIKQVYNERYDLKVEKMGSRSEMQHLLKLLGDNQYVSSFRTCEDKFTVLAQHAIREVDTDIQLSLAIYPKNRKVVKLEYRSPSLDDDEDIQFTQFEVKNDEDLETIF from the exons atggtgcatccggacaacattgtcacCGATGAGTTAGTAGTCACGGAAGAGGTCAATGTAGATGCTAAGCCTAAAGAGTCGGTTAACGATGTTAAAACCAAAACCGTTGCGGTGGATGTTCGaccacaatttacaaatgatatgaCTTTCGCTTGTCGCGAACATGTGCTAGATTGGGTCCGAaatgaagctagtaaacttggatttgacaTTGTGATATTAAGGTCCTACAATGGTACTAGTAGAAGGAAAGCTTTTGTTGTGTTGAATTGCGACAGGGGTGGGAA gattgatgatttgtggcgttttagCGTCGTTTGTGAACTTCATAATCACACATTGGACACTAAGCTACACGAGCATCCAATTGCGTGTCGGTTGTCTTGCGAAAAGAAGGATGCTATTTCGGAATTATCGATAATCAAAGTTTCACTAAGAAATATACTTTCCGATTTGAAGCGAAAGAAACCAgatagtgtttcaaatatcaagcaggtATACAATGAACGATACGATCTTAAAGTTGAGAAAATGGGCTcgaggtcggaaatgcaacacctTTTGAAGCTCTTGGGTGATAATCAATACGTTTCAAGTTTTAGAACTTGTGAGGACAAATTTACG GTTCTCGCGCAACACGCCATTCGCGAAGTTGATACCGACATTCAATTATCTCTTGCAATATACCCGAaaaatcggaaggttgtcaagcttgagtaccgctcTCCGTCACTTGACGACGACGAAGACATCCAGTTCACCCAATTCGaggtcaagaacgacgaagatttagag ACAATATTTTGA